A genomic region of Gossypium hirsutum isolate 1008001.06 chromosome D01, Gossypium_hirsutum_v2.1, whole genome shotgun sequence contains the following coding sequences:
- the LOC107922297 gene encoding cell division protein FtsZ homolog 1, chloroplastic — MATLQVTLAKDFISPTSSSSSLSSKLCFSSKKPLKRSSFSTYHRFGRISCSFASMETAKIKVVGVGGSGNNAVNRMIGSGLQGVDFYAINTDSQALLQSSAENPIQIGELLTRGLGTGGNPLLGEQAAEESADAIANALKGSDLVFITAGMGGGTGSGAAPVVAQIAKEAGYLTVGVVTYPFSFEGRKRTMQALEAIEKLQKNVDTLIVIPNDRLLDIADEQTPLQDAFLLADDVLCQGVQGISDIITIPGLVNVDFADVKAVMKDSGTAMLGVGVSSSKNRAVEAAEQAILAPLIGSSIQSATGVAYNITGGKDITLQEVNRVSQVVTSLADPSANIIFGAVVDDRYNGEIHVTIIATGFSQSFQKTLLTDPKAAKEINKATMGQESKGIPLPLESPSLSTVPSRSSPRRLFF; from the exons ATGGCTACACTTCAAGTAACACTCGCGAAGGATTTTATATCCCcaacttcctcttcttcttcgCTATCTTCAAAGCTATGTTTTTCTtcgaaaaagcctttgaaaagaaGCTCTTTTAGTACGTATCACCGATTTGGAAGAATAAGCTGTTCTTTTGCTTCAATGGAAACTGCTAAGATAAAAGTGGTTGGTGTTGGTGGAAGTGGTAACAATGCTGTTAATCGAATGATTGGTAGCGGTTTACAG GGTGTAGATTTCTATGCCATAAACACAGATTCTCAAGCGCTATTACAGTCTTCTGCAGAGAACCCAATTCAGATTGGCGAGCTTTTGACCCGGGGACTAG GCACTGGTGGGAATCCTCTTTTGGGAGAACAAGCTGCAGAGGAATCTGCAGATGCCATTGCAAATGCTCTTAAGGGCTCGGATCTTGTCTTTATAACAGCTGGTATGGGTGGAGGCACTGGTTCAGGTGCTGCTCCAGTTGTTGCCCAGATAGCAAAAGAGGCTGGTTATTTGACTGTTGGTGTGGTAACCTATCCCTTCAGCTTTGAAGGGCGTAAAAGAACAATGCAG GCACTAGAGGCTATTGAAAAGCTGCAAAAGAATGTTGATACTCTCATAGTGATTCCCAATGACCGTCTGCTTGATATTGCTGATGAGCAGACACCTTTGCAGGATGCTTTTCTTCTTGCCGATGATGTTCTGTGTCAAGGAGTACAAGGAATTTCGGATATAATTACG ATACCTGGATTGGTGAATGTGGATTTTGCAGATGTTAAAGCAGTAATGAAAGATTCTGGAACAGCAATGCTTGGTGTAGGAGTTTCCTCTAGCAAAAACCGCGCCGTGGAAGCAGCAGAACAAGCAATTTTGGCTCCTCTAATAGGGTCATCAATTCAGTCGGCTACTGGGGTGGCATATAATATCACTGGAGGAAAAGACATAACCCTGCAGGAAGTTAATCGAGTTTCACAG GTCGTGACAAGCTTGGCAGATCCTTCTGCTAACATCATATTTGGTGCTGTTGTGGATGACCGCTACAACGGCGAGATCCATGTGACTATTATTGCTACAGGCTTCTCACAGTCATTTCAGAAGACATTATTGACAGACCCCAAAGCTGCAAAAGAGATTAACAAAGCTACAATGGGACAAGAAAGCAAGGGTATTCCCTTACCTCTCGAATCACCATCGCTTTCAACCGTCCCCTCAAGATCATCTCCAAGAAGGCTATTCTtctaa
- the LOC107922298 gene encoding syntaxin-51 has translation MASSDTWIKEYNEAARIADDINGMISERISLPASGPETQRHASAIRRKITILGTRLDGLQSLLSRPTGKPLTDKEMNRRKDMVANLRSKANQMASAFNMSNFANRESLLGPETKQDAMSRTVGLDNSGLVGLQRQIMKEQDEGLEKLEETVMSTKHIALAVNEELDLHTRLIDDLDEHVDVTDSRLRRVQKNLAILNKRAKGSCSCMCMLLAVVGIVILVVAIYLLVKYL, from the exons ATGGCATCTTCAGACACGTGGATAAAAGAATATAATGAAGCGGCGCGAATTGCTGATGATATCAATGGCATGATATCTGAAAGGATTTCCTTGCCTGCGTCGGGACCAGAAACTCAGCGTCATGCATCCGCCATAAGAAGGAAGATTACGATTTTAGGGACCAGACTTGATGGATTGCAGTCCCTTTTGTCTAGACCTACTGGGAAACCCTT AACAGATAAGGAGATGAATCGCCGCAAAGACATGGTTGCAAATTTGAGATCTAAAGCAAATCAGATGGCTTCTGCATTCAACATGTCAAACTTTGCCAACAGAGAGAGCTTGCTGGGGCCAGAAACTAAGCAAGATGCCATGAGTAGAACAGTTGGTTTGGATAATTCTGGTCTTGTTGGTCTTCAGCGACAAATAATGAAAG AGCAAGATGAGGGTCTTGAGAAGTTGGAAGAGACAGTAATGAGTACAAAGCATATTGCATTGGCGGTCAATGAAGAACTTGATCTGCACACCAGACTCATt GATGACCTGGACGAACATGTGGATGTTACTGATTCTCGCCTCCGG AGAGTGCAGAAAAACCTGGCAATTTTGAACAAGCGCGCCAAGGGCAGTTGTTCCTGTATGTGCATGCTTTTGGCTGTTGTCGGAATCGTGATTCTGGTTGTGGCCATATACCTACTTGTTAAATATTTGTAA